The following are encoded in a window of Candidatus Gastranaerophilales bacterium genomic DNA:
- a CDS encoding SpoIID/LytB domain-containing protein: protein MRATYGLILIIITGIFLSSPAYAIKIGLLDDVNKTAVAVSSAGAVFDSRTGREVYKLEPMKRYPLKVHRNKIAINIEGKYYTLGTDNVTIRTQEPRGFVFVKGRWYRQNLIISKKFDGLTVINDIDLELYLLGVVPAEMPSGWNFEAHKAQAIAARSYAVANLGKRAARGYDLKDTPEDQAYGGANSETKRTNNAVIETQGQVLVCNNKVISAYYHASSGGQTKNSGKVWNQNLPYLKSVSGFDMGVPKKGHGVGMSQYGANNLANNGYNAYQILAHYYTNVTLAQIN, encoded by the coding sequence ATGAGAGCAACTTACGGACTAATTCTAATTATTATTACCGGTATTTTTCTATCATCTCCTGCTTATGCAATAAAAATAGGCCTGCTTGATGATGTTAATAAAACTGCTGTTGCCGTATCTTCGGCCGGAGCTGTGTTTGACAGCAGAACAGGCAGAGAAGTGTACAAGCTTGAGCCTATGAAGCGCTATCCTCTAAAAGTCCACCGAAATAAGATAGCAATAAATATAGAAGGCAAATATTACACGCTTGGAACCGATAACGTTACTATACGTACGCAGGAGCCGAGAGGTTTTGTCTTTGTCAAAGGCAGATGGTACAGACAAAATTTAATCATTTCTAAAAAGTTTGACGGTTTGACAGTTATAAATGACATAGATTTAGAACTTTATCTGCTTGGGGTTGTTCCTGCTGAAATGCCGAGCGGGTGGAATTTTGAAGCTCACAAGGCACAGGCAATAGCGGCAAGAAGCTATGCTGTAGCTAACTTAGGTAAAAGAGCGGCAAGGGGCTATGATTTGAAGGATACTCCCGAAGACCAGGCTTATGGCGGCGCCAACAGCGAAACAAAAAGAACTAACAATGCCGTTATAGAAACGCAAGGTCAGGTTTTGGTCTGTAATAACAAAGTTATTTCCGCATATTACCATGCCAGCTCCGGCGGTCAAACCAAAAACAGCGGCAAGGTTTGGAATCAAAACCTTCCTTATTTAAAATCCGTTTCAGGCTTTGATATGGGTGTTCCTAAAAAAGGACATGGAGTGGGAATGAGCCAATACGGCGCTAATAACCTTGCTAACAACGGTTATAACGCTTATCAGATTTTAGCTCATTATTATACTAACGTTACACTTGCCCAAATAAATTAA
- a CDS encoding NAD(P)H-dependent oxidoreductase has translation MKIFVLNGHKYYPFAEGKLNKTLFDKIVEIVSKNNEVKTTIVEQGYDIDEEIEKFQWADVIIFQTPMNWFSVPWILKKYFDEVYRYGAFYAASEAYGEGGLMKGKKYMYSITCNISEKDFEKPNTFFDGKQIEDIILPLHKLQQFCGMTPVKAFFAFDVVHNPDVPKYLEELEAHISANILV, from the coding sequence ATGAAAATTTTTGTATTGAACGGGCATAAGTATTATCCTTTTGCGGAAGGAAAGTTAAACAAGACACTTTTTGATAAGATTGTAGAGATTGTTTCCAAAAACAATGAAGTCAAAACTACTATTGTTGAGCAGGGCTATGATATTGACGAAGAAATAGAAAAATTTCAATGGGCAGATGTTATTATTTTTCAAACGCCTATGAACTGGTTTTCTGTTCCCTGGATTTTAAAAAAATACTTTGATGAAGTATACAGGTATGGCGCTTTTTACGCCGCTTCCGAGGCTTACGGTGAAGGCGGACTTATGAAAGGTAAAAAATACATGTATTCAATTACCTGTAATATCTCGGAAAAAGATTTTGAGAAGCCTAATACTTTCTTTGACGGTAAACAAATTGAAGATATTATTTTACCTTTGCACAAATTGCAGCAATTTTGCGGTATGACACCTGTTAAAGCCTTTTTTGCCTTTGATGTTGTGCATAATCCTGATGTGCCGAAGTATTTAGAAGAGTTAGAGGCTCATATCAGCGCTAATATATTGGTTTAA
- the cimA gene encoding citramalate synthase yields the protein MKIEIYDTTLRDGAQAEGISYSVNDKLKIVKLLDDLGVSYIELGWPGANPKDEEVFQLVKDMELKNAKITAFGCTRKPNCPASEDKVLQQLLLADTETVTIFGKTWDFHVEYALNTTLEENLNMIKDSIEYLISKGKRVFFDAEHFFDGYKNNPEYALKALKTAYDAGAARIILCDTNGGNINTCIYKMTKTVKTELPDAFLGVHVHNDSDMAVASSLAAVEAGVRQVQCTINGYGERCGNANLSSIAPNLQLKMGYEVLGDNIEKLFYVSRQIAEIANKKMNNHAPFVGMSAFAHKAGIHASGVMKHSETYEHVAPEKIGNSRRILVSDQAGMASIKEKFKNLRLNSDISEDDIPKIIKSIKKLEWEGFAFEDADASFEILLMKVLDRMPNYFDICGFRVIDDTISQAYEGLNAEASVKIQIGDEVVHTVSEGDGPVNALDKALRKALRGLYPVINNFKLSDFKVRILDSTEGTKASTRVHVETTDGFNRWDTVGVSRNVTEAAYLALVDSIIFGLLLNKTEPLNAK from the coding sequence ATGAAGATTGAAATTTACGATACGACATTAAGAGATGGCGCACAGGCAGAAGGGATATCCTATTCTGTAAATGATAAACTCAAAATAGTTAAACTCTTGGACGATTTGGGAGTTTCATATATCGAGCTGGGCTGGCCGGGCGCTAATCCTAAGGATGAAGAAGTTTTTCAGCTTGTAAAAGATATGGAATTGAAAAACGCTAAAATAACAGCCTTCGGCTGCACCAGAAAACCTAACTGTCCTGCAAGCGAAGATAAGGTTTTGCAGCAGCTTTTGCTTGCGGATACGGAAACAGTTACAATTTTTGGCAAAACCTGGGATTTCCACGTAGAATACGCTTTAAATACCACGCTTGAAGAAAACTTAAATATGATAAAAGACTCTATAGAATATTTGATTTCTAAAGGTAAAAGGGTCTTTTTTGATGCGGAACATTTTTTTGACGGGTATAAAAACAACCCCGAATATGCTTTAAAAGCTTTAAAGACAGCTTATGACGCAGGTGCTGCAAGAATTATTCTCTGTGATACAAACGGCGGAAATATTAACACATGCATTTATAAAATGACTAAAACCGTTAAAACCGAGCTTCCTGACGCTTTTTTAGGGGTTCATGTCCATAACGATTCTGATATGGCGGTGGCTTCTTCTCTGGCTGCTGTTGAAGCCGGTGTAAGGCAGGTACAATGTACTATTAACGGTTACGGCGAGCGCTGCGGAAACGCTAATTTAAGCAGTATTGCCCCTAATTTGCAGTTGAAAATGGGGTATGAGGTTTTAGGTGATAATATTGAAAAATTATTTTATGTTTCAAGGCAAATTGCAGAAATTGCGAATAAAAAAATGAATAACCACGCACCTTTTGTGGGGATGAGCGCTTTTGCCCATAAAGCCGGAATTCATGCCAGCGGTGTTATGAAGCATTCGGAAACTTACGAACATGTTGCCCCTGAAAAAATAGGAAACTCAAGAAGGATTTTAGTGAGCGACCAGGCAGGTATGGCAAGTATTAAAGAAAAGTTTAAAAATTTAAGGCTTAACAGCGATATATCGGAAGATGATATCCCGAAAATTATCAAAAGTATAAAAAAGCTTGAATGGGAAGGTTTTGCCTTTGAAGATGCAGATGCTTCGTTTGAAATTCTGCTTATGAAAGTCCTTGACAGAATGCCGAATTATTTTGATATTTGCGGTTTTAGGGTTATTGATGATACTATTTCCCAGGCTTATGAAGGATTAAATGCGGAAGCCTCCGTAAAAATCCAAATAGGAGATGAAGTTGTTCATACCGTAAGTGAAGGTGACGGACCTGTGAATGCTTTGGATAAAGCGCTAAGAAAAGCCTTAAGGGGGCTTTATCCCGTAATTAATAATTTTAAGCTGTCTGATTTTAAAGTAAGAATTTTAGACTCAACCGAGGGAACGAAAGCAAGTACAAGAGTGCATGTTGAAACTACCGACGGGTTTAACAGATGGGATACGGTCGGAGTTTCAAGAAACGTAACAGAAGCCGCGTATCTTGCGTTAGTTGACAGTATTATTTTCGGATTATTATTAAATAAGACAGAACCGCTGAACGCTAAATAA
- the galE gene encoding UDP-glucose 4-epimerase GalE: MALLIPGGAGYIGSHTAYELIAKGIDTVIADNLQTGHIEAIPTGARFYRGDIRDKDFLDNLFQKEKIDAVIHFAANSLVGESMTKPLEYYDNNLYGTMMLLKSMVENNVNKIVFSSTAAVYGEPENIPILETDNANPTNTYGETKLAMEKLFKWVSLAHNIKFVSLRYFNASGAHISGKIGEAHTTETHLIPLILQVPNGQREFISIYGDDYDTKDGTCIRDYIHVTDLAQAHILAVNYLQEGNESNIFNLGNSIGFSVKEVIETARKVTSHPIPAKTEPRRAGDPAKLVASSEKAKSILGWQPQYTNIEEIISTAWNWHKNHPNGFFGE; this comes from the coding sequence ATGGCCTTATTAATACCAGGCGGAGCAGGCTATATAGGCTCTCATACGGCGTATGAACTTATAGCAAAAGGCATTGATACCGTTATTGCGGATAACCTGCAAACCGGGCATATAGAGGCTATCCCGACCGGGGCAAGATTTTATCGGGGAGATATAAGGGATAAGGACTTCTTAGATAACTTATTTCAAAAAGAAAAAATCGATGCGGTTATACATTTTGCGGCAAATTCGCTTGTAGGCGAAAGTATGACAAAACCGCTGGAATATTACGACAATAACCTTTACGGCACTATGATGCTTTTAAAATCAATGGTTGAAAATAACGTTAACAAAATAGTATTTTCATCTACCGCTGCTGTTTACGGCGAACCTGAAAACATCCCAATTCTCGAAACCGATAACGCAAACCCGACAAATACCTACGGTGAAACAAAACTTGCTATGGAAAAACTCTTCAAATGGGTTTCGTTGGCACATAATATAAAATTTGTATCTTTGCGTTACTTCAATGCGTCGGGCGCTCATATAAGCGGCAAAATAGGAGAAGCCCACACAACAGAAACCCATCTGATACCTCTGATTTTGCAGGTTCCAAACGGACAGAGAGAGTTTATAAGCATTTACGGTGATGATTATGATACCAAGGACGGCACTTGTATAAGAGATTACATACATGTAACTGATTTGGCGCAAGCTCATATTTTAGCAGTGAATTATTTGCAAGAAGGTAATGAAAGCAATATTTTTAACCTTGGCAACAGCATAGGTTTCAGCGTAAAAGAAGTCATAGAAACGGCAAGAAAAGTTACATCTCATCCAATCCCCGCAAAAACGGAACCAAGAAGGGCAGGCGACCCGGCTAAACTTGTAGCTTCAAGTGAAAAAGCCAAATCAATTTTAGGCTGGCAGCCTCAATATACAAATATTGAAGAAATAATTTCAACAGCCTGGAATTGGCACAAAAACCATCCTAACGGCTTTTTCGGGGAATAA
- a CDS encoding FprA family A-type flavoprotein — MIQEIVKNIYYCGIKDVQRKLFDELIPLPQGTSYNSYVVEGTEKTALIDTCYPPKINEYIENLTKNVKKIDYIIANHGEQDHSGTIFAVLEKYPDAIVVTNAKCKEIIQDMVHVEEDKFKVVCDNEELELGGKTLQFKIAPWVHWPDTMFTYIKEDELLFTCDFLGAHYTQFDLYSDDSQELLEAAKRYYAEIMMPFRTFCKKYVQMIKDMNVKTICPSHGAVYKNPSFILDAYEKWTCDTPENIVVLPYVSMYGSTKLLVEDLKSKLEAKGITVKVFDLIQADIGEIAVALVDAATLVLGSSMVLAGPHPAAVYAAFFVNALRPKLKNVSIIGSYGWGGNLAGKLQDILAPLKLQSLEGVIIKGKPKEEDFKKLDALVDAICEKHAEL; from the coding sequence ATGATTCAAGAAATAGTTAAAAACATTTATTATTGCGGTATAAAAGATGTGCAGAGAAAGCTTTTTGATGAATTGATACCCCTTCCCCAAGGTACTTCTTATAACTCTTATGTTGTCGAAGGTACGGAAAAAACAGCGCTTATTGATACTTGTTATCCGCCTAAAATTAATGAATATATAGAAAATTTAACCAAAAATGTAAAAAAGATTGATTATATTATCGCAAACCACGGAGAACAAGACCACTCCGGCACTATTTTTGCTGTTTTGGAAAAATATCCCGATGCTATAGTGGTTACGAACGCTAAATGCAAAGAAATTATACAGGATATGGTTCATGTTGAAGAAGACAAATTCAAAGTTGTATGCGACAACGAAGAACTTGAACTGGGCGGTAAAACTCTGCAGTTTAAAATAGCGCCCTGGGTACACTGGCCTGATACGATGTTCACTTATATTAAAGAGGATGAGCTTCTTTTTACATGTGATTTTTTGGGTGCGCATTATACCCAATTTGATTTGTATTCTGATGATTCACAGGAGCTTTTGGAAGCGGCAAAACGCTATTATGCAGAAATTATGATGCCGTTTAGGACTTTTTGCAAAAAATACGTGCAAATGATAAAAGATATGAATGTAAAAACTATTTGTCCCAGCCATGGCGCTGTTTATAAAAACCCTTCATTTATTCTTGATGCTTATGAAAAATGGACCTGCGACACTCCTGAAAATATAGTCGTATTACCCTATGTTTCAATGTACGGCAGTACCAAGCTTCTTGTTGAAGATTTGAAATCCAAGCTTGAGGCAAAAGGTATTACAGTAAAAGTATTTGACTTAATTCAGGCTGATATAGGAGAAATAGCAGTTGCTTTAGTTGATGCAGCTACCTTAGTGTTAGGTTCATCAATGGTTTTAGCAGGACCTCATCCGGCTGCTGTTTATGCGGCGTTCTTTGTCAATGCGCTAAGGCCAAAACTAAAAAATGTGTCGATTATCGGCTCTTACGGCTGGGGCGGAAACCTTGCAGGAAAACTGCAAGATATTTTAGCTCCGCTGAAGCTTCAAAGCCTTGAAGGTGTGATTATAAAAGGCAAACCTAAAGAAGAAGACTTTAAGAAGCTGGATGCCTTGGTTGATGCTATTTGTGAAAAACACGCTGAATTATAG
- the alr gene encoding alanine racemase, with the protein MSKLRQPYLQTRRDAWVEVNLGAIEHNISAMLRLCNEKTKFLAVVKADAYGHGSTMAAPTLLASGVDVLGVASVDEGIELRNSGVSAPILVLGTAPSWSVASAVENDLELSIFTQEHLTACVNTFEHLKIKPKVHIKIDTGMHRIGLTYKEASSFINKVISTKEVELRSIFSHLACAEDEIISEMQFSNFEPIREEFPFIPAHILNSAGIMSYQGKQFDMVRSGIAIYGLMPDLSSNVNSVPSLKPAMSLKARIVHLKEIESDLGVSYGYSYKTDHNPTKIATIPVGYADGVSRALSNKIYGLINGKKVKQIGNITMDQMMFDVSDVENVHIGDVVTLIGTDGVNTIFIDEWAKLLNTINYELTCRLKARLPRVYSR; encoded by the coding sequence ATGTCAAAACTAAGACAACCTTACCTGCAAACAAGAAGAGATGCCTGGGTAGAAGTAAATCTCGGGGCTATTGAGCATAATATTTCCGCTATGTTAAGGCTTTGCAATGAAAAAACAAAATTTCTTGCGGTTGTAAAAGCAGATGCGTACGGACACGGCTCTACCATGGCAGCGCCAACGCTGCTTGCTTCAGGCGTTGATGTTTTAGGGGTGGCTTCGGTAGACGAAGGAATAGAACTGAGAAACAGCGGGGTATCTGCTCCAATACTCGTTCTTGGTACTGCTCCGTCCTGGTCTGTAGCAAGCGCCGTTGAAAATGACCTTGAGCTTTCTATTTTTACTCAAGAACATTTAACCGCCTGCGTTAATACCTTTGAACATTTAAAAATAAAGCCCAAAGTCCATATCAAGATAGATACAGGCATGCACAGAATAGGTTTGACCTATAAAGAAGCATCTTCATTTATTAACAAGGTAATAAGCACAAAAGAAGTAGAATTAAGAAGTATTTTCAGCCATTTAGCATGTGCCGAGGATGAAATAATCTCTGAAATGCAATTCAGCAACTTTGAGCCGATAAGAGAAGAATTCCCTTTTATTCCCGCTCATATCCTAAATTCAGCAGGAATAATGAGCTACCAAGGCAAACAATTCGATATGGTACGCTCAGGAATAGCCATTTACGGGCTCATGCCTGATTTATCATCTAACGTTAACAGTGTTCCTTCCTTGAAACCTGCCATGAGCTTAAAAGCAAGAATAGTCCACCTGAAAGAGATAGAGTCCGATTTGGGTGTAAGTTACGGTTACAGCTATAAAACAGACCATAACCCCACCAAAATAGCTACAATTCCCGTAGGATATGCCGATGGTGTTTCAAGAGCGTTATCAAATAAGATTTACGGACTGATAAACGGTAAAAAAGTAAAACAAATCGGCAATATTACCATGGACCAAATGATGTTTGATGTAAGCGACGTCGAAAACGTTCATATAGGCGATGTGGTAACCCTTATCGGAACAGACGGCGTAAACACAATTTTTATTGATGAATGGGCAAAGCTGCTCAACACAATTAACTATGAATTAACCTGCCGTTTAAAAGCAAGACTACCCAGAGTTTATTCAAGATAA
- a CDS encoding ATP-dependent endonuclease gives MELEYAKIKPLEMEDFIHYIDWLTRFKNPFFNINRVCDKIISKNLIAPAVSAKKTSELGLLDKFKIANYIWNTSCERLGIKRPKNSALKDFLIFEESKTFNTSLLVQDYNLPGKNFNALRKQLFFEIDGIINALSHQKNLPTYINRLVYLSKKLQKLSVQEVFNNYQSLYTSIKLVLLTEGITEEKLLPEFAQKIGSGFEKSGIKLIAAGGKSPLVKYYTQIRNLMKIPVFILLDADATDILDSLTSVLLKKDTLHIISDGEIEDILSPALIMRTINKNYSQIGQITKKDLQGDMPMCKKLKILYKNKGFGDFQKARFAQILKNNISRQSDISNEIKFILQKITKCVKC, from the coding sequence ATGGAATTAGAATACGCTAAAATAAAACCCCTTGAAATGGAAGATTTCATCCATTATATTGACTGGCTCACAAGGTTTAAAAATCCGTTTTTTAATATTAACAGAGTGTGCGACAAGATAATTTCCAAAAATCTTATCGCACCTGCTGTTAGTGCAAAAAAGACATCAGAATTAGGTCTTTTGGATAAATTTAAAATCGCAAATTATATTTGGAATACATCTTGTGAAAGGCTTGGGATAAAAAGACCTAAGAATAGTGCTTTAAAAGATTTTTTAATTTTTGAAGAGAGCAAAACCTTTAATACATCGCTGCTTGTCCAGGATTATAATTTGCCGGGGAAGAATTTTAATGCGTTAAGAAAACAATTATTCTTTGAAATTGACGGTATAATTAATGCCCTCTCACATCAAAAAAACTTGCCTACGTACATAAACAGACTTGTATACCTATCTAAAAAGCTGCAAAAGCTAAGCGTACAAGAGGTTTTTAACAATTATCAAAGTCTTTATACTTCAATAAAACTGGTTTTGTTAACGGAAGGCATTACGGAAGAAAAACTTTTACCCGAATTTGCCCAAAAAATAGGCAGCGGTTTTGAAAAATCGGGGATAAAACTTATTGCGGCAGGGGGGAAAAGTCCGCTGGTAAAATATTATACGCAAATAAGAAACCTTATGAAAATACCTGTATTTATTCTGTTAGATGCCGATGCTACCGATATTTTGGATTCGCTGACTTCCGTATTGTTAAAGAAAGACACTCTTCATATTATATCTGACGGCGAAATAGAAGATATATTAAGCCCGGCGTTAATAATGCGAACCATAAACAAGAATTATTCACAAATCGGACAAATAACAAAAAAAGACCTGCAAGGCGATATGCCTATGTGCAAAAAACTCAAAATACTCTATAAAAACAAGGGGTTTGGCGATTTTCAAAAAGCCAGATTTGCTCAAATTCTAAAAAATAACATCTCAAGGCAGTCTGATATCTCGAATGAAATTAAATTTATATTACAAAAAATTACAAAATGTGTAAAATGCTAG
- a CDS encoding CDGSH iron-sulfur domain-containing protein, whose protein sequence is MQPKEIYIKVTKDGPYLLYGIPKINEEIIISDEENIAIEYRQGRIFEIKKFPAALCRCGKTKNAPFCDGEHTKDNFDGTETASFEPVINNTVVYEGAGLILKDNEDLCASARFCDAKGTIWNLIFEETEEAQKEVIRQANLCPAGRFIITDKNGTVIEDISPQEISILEDEGLEISGPIWVKGSIRVESINGKSYEIRNDQTLCRCGNSKNKPFCDSAHCHKGYKATYKD, encoded by the coding sequence ATGCAGCCAAAAGAAATCTATATCAAAGTAACAAAAGACGGACCTTACCTTCTGTATGGCATTCCAAAAATCAATGAAGAAATAATAATAAGCGATGAAGAAAATATAGCGATAGAGTACCGGCAAGGCAGAATTTTTGAAATCAAAAAATTCCCCGCAGCACTATGCCGATGCGGCAAAACTAAGAATGCGCCGTTTTGTGATGGAGAGCATACCAAAGATAATTTTGACGGGACAGAAACAGCTTCTTTTGAACCGGTTATTAATAATACCGTAGTTTATGAAGGTGCCGGTTTAATTTTAAAAGACAATGAGGACTTATGCGCTTCAGCCAGATTTTGCGATGCAAAAGGAACTATCTGGAATTTAATTTTTGAAGAAACAGAAGAAGCACAAAAAGAAGTAATAAGGCAAGCTAATCTTTGCCCGGCAGGCAGATTTATAATAACCGATAAAAACGGAACTGTTATAGAAGATATATCGCCTCAGGAAATTTCTATTTTGGAGGATGAAGGACTCGAAATAAGCGGTCCTATATGGGTAAAAGGCAGTATCAGAGTAGAAAGCATAAATGGCAAAAGTTATGAAATAAGAAACGACCAAACACTTTGCCGCTGCGGAAACTCAAAAAACAAACCGTTTTGCGACAGCGCACACTGCCACAAAGGCTACAAAGCCACCTATAAAGACTAA
- a CDS encoding MFS transporter: MKKTMHKIFSSTFRALYSRNYRLFFIGQSISLIGTWVQNVAIMWLIYSLTNSAFLMGVVMFINSLPSIIFTPFAGVLVDRVNQYKTLILLQILFGVQYFIFALLTLSGHINIYYIILLGLGISTTMAFDMPLRQAFVIQLVDNKKDLNNAISLNSSSFNLARLIGPSIAGILIALFGEGICFLFNSLSYIPVIAALLLMKITTETHLSNLSDDFFTAFKSGIKYASEHKSIKNILIFLTIASFLGMSYPLLMPIFAKEILHGDAQTLGYLMSAAGVGALAASLQLAAKESVEGLSKWLYLGALILSFGMISLGFIHYLYLSLFLLFFVGYGMVVIMITSNTLLQHLVDNSKRGWIMGLYTIAFISTLPLSNLAAGTMAEKIGILNTFIVFGLAMLFTGLMFRSSFIPRKSR; this comes from the coding sequence ATGAAAAAAACAATGCATAAAATATTCTCTTCAACTTTTAGAGCTTTGTATTCAAGAAATTACAGATTATTTTTTATAGGCCAGTCTATTTCTTTGATAGGAACATGGGTTCAAAATGTTGCTATTATGTGGCTCATATATAGCCTTACCAACTCTGCTTTTTTAATGGGTGTTGTGATGTTTATAAACTCATTGCCGTCTATAATTTTTACCCCTTTTGCCGGTGTATTAGTTGACAGAGTAAACCAGTATAAAACTTTGATTTTATTGCAAATCTTATTTGGAGTGCAGTATTTTATTTTTGCTTTGTTGACCCTAAGCGGGCATATTAACATATATTATATAATTTTGTTAGGGCTTGGGATTTCTACTACCATGGCATTTGATATGCCGTTAAGGCAGGCATTTGTTATACAACTTGTTGATAATAAAAAAGATTTAAATAATGCTATCTCCTTGAATTCTTCTTCTTTTAATCTTGCCAGGCTTATCGGGCCTTCTATTGCAGGTATTTTAATAGCTTTATTCGGTGAGGGAATTTGTTTTTTATTTAATTCATTGAGTTATATTCCTGTTATAGCCGCTTTGCTTTTAATGAAAATAACAACAGAAACACACCTTTCTAATCTGTCCGATGATTTTTTTACGGCATTTAAGTCAGGAATTAAATATGCTTCTGAACATAAAAGTATCAAAAATATATTGATTTTTCTCACAATCGCAAGTTTTTTAGGGATGTCTTATCCGTTGTTAATGCCTATTTTTGCAAAAGAAATACTGCATGGTGATGCACAAACTCTTGGTTATTTGATGAGCGCGGCAGGGGTGGGGGCTTTGGCGGCCTCTTTACAGCTGGCGGCAAAAGAATCGGTTGAGGGTCTTTCTAAATGGTTATATTTAGGTGCGCTTATATTATCGTTCGGTATGATAAGTTTAGGTTTTATCCATTATTTATATTTGTCTTTATTTCTTCTGTTTTTCGTAGGCTATGGAATGGTTGTTATAATGATAACATCCAATACTTTGCTTCAGCACTTGGTTGATAATAGCAAAAGAGGCTGGATAATGGGACTTTATACTATAGCTTTTATAAGTACATTACCCTTAAGCAATTTGGCGGCGGGAACTATGGCTGAAAAAATAGGCATTCTCAATACTTTTATTGTTTTTGGTTTGGCAATGCTTTTTACAGGTCTTATGTTCAGAAGCAGCTTTATTCCCCGAAAAAGCCGTTAG